From the Streptomyces sp. KMM 9044 genome, one window contains:
- a CDS encoding VanZ family protein, with amino-acid sequence MTRTASRSRFGWRRKPGSPPAGHDTGGGSERRPLPLPVRLLVMLCAFAFMVVFAVALARVTLQPSPASEALIHTNLHPGRSLRAYLDQPALRDALRQVGGNLLLGVPFGILTPVLAPRTRGFIQVLLLTGTVMLLVEFAQGALLTGRAFDIDDVILNTSGALTGYLLLGRRLGRAVHARKPRAEKAPKRKTTSRTRPATKPKSAPKGKAPSKLRSLVKGRVRTETGSDAKSRTGTRTQA; translated from the coding sequence ATGACCCGTACAGCCTCACGCTCGCGCTTCGGGTGGCGCCGGAAGCCGGGCAGCCCTCCGGCCGGACACGACACCGGCGGCGGGAGCGAGCGCCGTCCGCTACCGCTGCCGGTCCGGCTGCTGGTGATGCTCTGCGCCTTCGCGTTCATGGTCGTCTTCGCAGTGGCGCTGGCCCGGGTCACTCTGCAGCCCTCGCCCGCCTCCGAGGCGCTGATCCACACCAACCTGCATCCCGGCCGTTCCCTGCGGGCCTATCTGGACCAGCCCGCGCTGCGCGACGCCCTCCGCCAGGTCGGCGGAAACCTCCTGCTGGGTGTGCCCTTCGGCATCCTCACGCCGGTGCTGGCGCCGCGCACCCGGGGATTCATACAGGTGCTGCTGCTGACCGGGACCGTGATGCTGTTGGTCGAGTTCGCGCAGGGCGCGCTGCTCACCGGCCGTGCCTTCGACATCGACGATGTCATCCTGAACACCAGCGGGGCGCTGACCGGCTATCTCCTGCTGGGCCGCCGGCTCGGCCGGGCCGTGCACGCGCGCAAGCCGAGGGCCGAGAAGGCACCGAAGAGGAAGACCACGAGCAGGACCAGGCCGGCCACCAAGCCGAAGAGCGCGCCGAAGGGCAAGGCACCGAGCAAGCTGCGGAGTCTCGTAAAGGGCAGGGTCCGGACCGAGACGGGATCCGACGCGAAGTCCAGGACAGGGACCAGGACGCAGGCGTGA
- a CDS encoding aromatic acid exporter family protein — protein MRVVREWTARVKEFVRQRRDPVAVQTTRSAAAATVAYVIALRFSPEAAPLTAPLTALLVVQVTLYSTLTTGFRRVNAVVAGVVVAILFSLLVGLTWWSLGLLILASLIVGRIVRVHEFVPEVAISAMLVLGVTSVGDMAWARILETVIGAVVGLSFNLLLAPPVWVEEAGESIEGLARRVRQLMLRLGEQAAEHTPHHEAAARLHEARRLDHDISEVDADLRQAEDSLRLNPRVREGLLNRIVLRTGLDTLEICTVVLRVLARTLTDLAKEREPGPLFKPETGVLVEQLLSEISDAVVSFAVLVTSSVSESAESAEDRLSAELRQAATTRDRLARLLLEDVRADARQWQLYGALLAEADRILDEMDTEHRSKRLLEELDRHTREQRERLPRITRARDRLRVPGLPRRNRRSHFGRSQ, from the coding sequence ATGCGAGTGGTACGTGAGTGGACGGCACGGGTCAAAGAGTTCGTCAGGCAGCGCCGGGATCCGGTGGCCGTGCAGACGACCCGCTCGGCGGCCGCGGCGACGGTCGCGTACGTCATCGCGCTGCGGTTCAGTCCGGAGGCCGCCCCGCTCACGGCGCCGCTGACGGCACTGCTCGTCGTCCAGGTCACGCTGTACTCCACGCTCACCACCGGCTTCCGCCGGGTGAACGCGGTGGTGGCCGGGGTGGTCGTCGCCATCCTCTTCAGTCTTCTGGTGGGCCTGACCTGGTGGAGTCTGGGTCTGCTGATCCTGGCGTCGCTGATCGTCGGACGGATCGTGCGCGTGCACGAGTTCGTGCCCGAGGTGGCGATCAGCGCGATGCTGGTGCTCGGCGTGACGTCGGTCGGGGACATGGCGTGGGCGCGCATCCTGGAGACAGTGATCGGCGCTGTCGTCGGGCTCTCCTTCAACCTGCTCCTGGCCCCGCCGGTGTGGGTGGAGGAGGCCGGTGAGTCGATCGAAGGGCTGGCCCGGCGGGTGCGGCAGCTGATGCTGCGCCTGGGTGAGCAGGCCGCCGAGCACACCCCCCACCACGAAGCGGCGGCCCGGCTGCACGAGGCCCGTCGGCTCGATCACGACATCTCCGAGGTGGACGCGGACCTCCGGCAGGCCGAGGACAGCCTGCGGCTCAACCCGCGGGTGCGCGAGGGCCTGCTGAACCGGATCGTGCTGCGCACCGGACTGGACACCCTCGAGATCTGCACGGTCGTCCTGCGGGTGCTCGCGCGCACCCTCACCGACCTCGCGAAGGAACGCGAGCCGGGCCCCCTGTTCAAGCCGGAGACGGGCGTCCTCGTCGAACAGCTGCTGTCCGAGATCTCCGACGCGGTGGTCAGCTTCGCGGTGTTGGTCACGTCGAGCGTCAGTGAGAGCGCGGAGTCGGCGGAGGACCGGCTCAGCGCCGAACTGAGGCAGGCCGCCACCACCCGCGACCGGCTGGCCCGGCTGCTGCTGGAGGACGTGCGCGCGGACGCCCGGCAGTGGCAGCTGTACGGCGCTCTGCTGGCCGAGGCGGACCGCATCCTGGACGAGATGGACACCGAGCACCGTTCGAAACGGCTGTTGGAGGAGCTGGACCGGCACACGCGTGAGCAGCGGGAGCGCCTGCCCCGGATCACCCGGGCACGGGACCGGCTGCGCGTTCCCGGCCTGCCACGCCGGAACCGTCGGAGCCACTTCGGGCGTTCTCAGTGA
- a CDS encoding pentapeptide repeat-containing protein: protein MSKPKTGLPELRGDCAQCFGLCCVALPFTASAAFAVDKQAGRPCRNLREDHRCGIHARLRQEGFSGCTVYDCFGAGQKVSQVTFGGEGWRTGPPERARRMLDVFPVVRQLHELLWYLTEALTLPAARPVHADLHRALETTERLTRGTPQELAELDVGAHRQDVNVLLLKASELARSGVRGRRKHRRGADLMGARLKGADLRGVSLRGAYLIAADLTGADLRGADLIGADLRDTDLTDADLTGAFFLTQPQLNAARGSVGTTLPGSVTRPAHWTAGA, encoded by the coding sequence ATGTCGAAACCGAAGACCGGCCTGCCCGAACTGCGTGGTGACTGCGCACAGTGTTTCGGACTGTGCTGCGTCGCTCTGCCGTTCACCGCCTCCGCCGCCTTCGCGGTGGACAAGCAGGCCGGCCGTCCCTGCCGAAACCTGCGCGAGGACCACCGCTGCGGCATCCACGCGCGGCTGCGGCAGGAGGGGTTCAGCGGCTGCACGGTGTACGACTGCTTCGGTGCCGGGCAGAAGGTCTCGCAGGTCACCTTCGGCGGAGAGGGCTGGCGCACCGGTCCACCGGAGCGGGCCCGCCGCATGCTCGATGTCTTCCCGGTCGTCCGGCAGCTGCACGAGCTGCTGTGGTACCTGACCGAGGCGCTCACCCTGCCCGCGGCCCGCCCCGTGCACGCGGACCTGCATCGTGCGCTGGAGACGACGGAGCGGCTCACCCGGGGGACTCCGCAGGAGCTGGCGGAGCTGGACGTGGGTGCGCACCGGCAGGACGTCAACGTGCTGCTGCTGAAGGCCAGCGAACTGGCCCGGTCCGGGGTACGCGGGCGCCGCAAGCACCGCCGGGGCGCCGATCTGATGGGCGCCCGCCTCAAGGGGGCCGACCTGCGCGGAGTGAGTCTGCGCGGCGCCTACCTCATCGCCGCCGACCTCACCGGCGCCGATCTGCGGGGCGCGGACCTGATCGGCGCCGACCTGCGCGACACCGACCTCACGGACGCCGATCTCACCGGGGCGTTCTTCCTCACGCAGCCACAGCTGAACGCGGCCCGGGGAAGCGTCGGCACCACGCTGCCGGGATCGGTCACCCGCCCCGCGCACTGGACGGCGGGAGCCTGA
- a CDS encoding ROK family protein, which produces MTGRNGRTVRDLRRANRTAVLQRLYFDGPLSRFELGPVTGLSSGSVSNVVADLIGDGLVEEAGSVDSDGGRPRTLLRVAPVSGHMVGVDVGETRVRVELFDLTLAELARAERPLEQQRYEVDAIVDHIRAGITEVLAAAGLAPERLLGVGIGVPGTVEHTPDRGAVVHGQTIGWDAIELESLLRGGSPLPDSVPYFIDNGARTLGQAEMWFGAGRGARNALVVLFGSGVGACLVTPEAEHGRAVEWGHLTVRVRGRRCRCGALGCLEAYAGAESLLARWQEEGGPAPGGADEETALAAMLAAAYPPDGSAADPVALGVLEETAEYLGAGLSDLINLFQPERILMGGWAGLQLGSRFLPAVRKHALSYALRHPAENVTIELGGLGPDAVTVGAAVLPLADFFARGGRRPDPDPQSPPLAWRRALRERTSR; this is translated from the coding sequence ATGACGGGGCGGAACGGGCGCACGGTACGCGACCTCAGACGGGCCAACCGTACGGCCGTGCTGCAGCGGCTCTACTTCGACGGACCGCTCAGCCGCTTCGAACTCGGCCCGGTGACCGGGCTCAGCTCCGGCTCGGTGAGCAACGTCGTCGCCGACCTGATCGGTGACGGCCTGGTCGAGGAGGCCGGCAGCGTCGACTCCGACGGCGGCCGTCCGCGCACCCTGCTGCGGGTGGCGCCGGTCAGCGGCCACATGGTCGGCGTCGACGTCGGCGAGACCCGGGTCCGCGTCGAACTGTTCGATCTGACCCTCGCCGAACTGGCCCGTGCCGAGCGCCCGCTGGAGCAGCAGCGCTACGAGGTCGACGCCATCGTCGACCACATCCGCGCCGGAATCACCGAGGTGCTCGCCGCCGCCGGTCTCGCCCCCGAGCGGTTGCTCGGTGTCGGCATAGGCGTCCCCGGCACCGTCGAGCACACCCCGGACCGGGGCGCCGTCGTGCACGGGCAGACCATCGGGTGGGACGCCATCGAGCTGGAGTCCCTGCTGCGCGGCGGCTCGCCCCTGCCCGACAGCGTTCCCTACTTCATCGACAACGGCGCCAGGACCCTCGGCCAGGCCGAGATGTGGTTCGGGGCGGGACGCGGCGCGCGCAACGCCCTCGTCGTGCTCTTCGGCTCCGGCGTCGGTGCCTGCCTCGTCACCCCGGAGGCGGAGCACGGCCGTGCGGTCGAGTGGGGGCACCTGACCGTACGGGTCCGCGGGCGGCGCTGCCGCTGCGGTGCACTCGGCTGCCTGGAGGCCTACGCGGGCGCCGAGTCGCTGCTCGCCCGGTGGCAGGAGGAGGGAGGCCCGGCCCCTGGGGGCGCCGACGAGGAGACGGCGCTGGCCGCGATGCTCGCCGCCGCCTACCCCCCCGACGGGAGCGCCGCCGACCCGGTCGCGCTCGGCGTACTGGAGGAGACCGCCGAGTACCTGGGCGCCGGCCTGTCCGACCTGATCAACCTCTTCCAGCCAGAACGCATCCTCATGGGCGGCTGGGCCGGCCTCCAGCTCGGCTCCCGCTTCCTGCCGGCCGTCCGCAAGCACGCCCTGTCGTACGCGCTGCGCCATCCCGCCGAGAACGTGACGATCGAACTGGGCGGCCTCGGCCCCGACGCCGTCACCGTCGGCGCCGCCGTCCTGCCGCTCGCCGACTTCTTCGCCCGCGGCGGACGTCGCCCCGACCCGGACCCGCAGTCCCCGCCCCTTGCCTGGCGCAGGGCCCTGAGGGAACGGACGTCGCGCTGA
- a CDS encoding DUF2470 domain-containing protein gives MGDDTHGWTAEPGAAERARSVLAAAWSCAVTAEGSREEFVGAHSVAGDGRILLHVPEDSALLTAAICAPRGEPSAVLEFADVAPVPVRKRVRARLWLAGWFAVEDGHLAFSPTRVVLRRESGAVVVDPGEFAAARPDPLATAEAGLLTHLADCHGGAVERLTRLVDPDSLHGVVRVQPLAVDRHGLTLRIERVRAGGDVRLPFHRPADDLGQLTERMHVLLSQASAVTCPRPPQRQRADGDG, from the coding sequence ATGGGTGACGACACGCACGGCTGGACGGCCGAACCCGGCGCGGCGGAGCGGGCCCGCTCCGTGCTCGCCGCCGCATGGTCCTGCGCGGTGACCGCGGAGGGCTCGCGCGAGGAGTTCGTCGGCGCGCACAGCGTGGCCGGCGACGGCCGCATCCTGCTGCACGTGCCCGAGGACAGCGCGCTGCTCACCGCCGCGATCTGCGCCCCCCGCGGGGAGCCGTCCGCCGTACTGGAGTTCGCCGACGTCGCGCCCGTCCCGGTGCGCAAGAGGGTCCGTGCCCGGCTGTGGCTCGCCGGCTGGTTCGCCGTCGAGGACGGCCATCTCGCCTTTTCCCCCACCCGGGTGGTACTGCGGCGGGAGTCCGGAGCCGTCGTCGTCGATCCGGGTGAGTTCGCCGCGGCGCGACCCGATCCGCTCGCCACCGCCGAGGCCGGGCTGCTGACCCACCTCGCCGACTGCCACGGCGGCGCGGTCGAGAGGCTGACCCGCCTGGTCGACCCGGACAGCCTGCACGGCGTGGTCCGCGTCCAGCCGCTCGCCGTCGACCGCCATGGACTCACGCTGCGCATCGAACGCGTCCGCGCGGGCGGCGACGTACGGCTTCCGTTCCATCGGCCCGCCGACGACCTCGGCCAGCTCACCGAACGCATGCACGTCCTCCTCTCCCAAGCGAGCGCCGTCACCTGCCCCCGCCCGCCGCAACGGCAGCGCGCCGACGGCGACGGCTGA
- a CDS encoding PIG-L deacetylase family protein, which produces MTEVTPTRLPPLPDDWQRALAVAAHPDDLEYGCSAAIASWTDAGREVAYVLATRGEAGIDTLAPAECGPLREREQRASAAVVGVATVEFLDHRDGVIEYGTALRRDIAAAVRRHRPELVITLNHRDTWDGTFWNTPDHVAVGRAVLDAAGDAGNRWIFPELTEQGLEPWNGVRWVAVAGSGTPTHAVDATDGLDRAVLSLLEHRTYIGALTDQDPEEYVRGFLTENARETGRRFGDRPAVAFEVFPQ; this is translated from the coding sequence ATGACCGAGGTGACACCCACTCGACTCCCTCCCCTGCCCGACGACTGGCAGCGCGCGCTGGCCGTGGCCGCCCATCCCGACGACCTGGAGTACGGCTGCTCCGCGGCGATCGCGTCCTGGACCGACGCAGGCCGCGAGGTCGCCTATGTGCTGGCGACCCGCGGTGAGGCGGGCATCGACACCCTGGCGCCCGCCGAGTGCGGCCCGCTCCGGGAGAGGGAGCAACGGGCGAGCGCGGCCGTGGTCGGCGTGGCCACGGTGGAGTTCCTGGACCACCGGGACGGCGTCATCGAGTACGGCACCGCCCTGCGCCGGGACATCGCCGCCGCCGTCCGCCGCCACCGTCCCGAGCTGGTGATCACCCTGAACCACCGGGACACCTGGGACGGCACCTTCTGGAACACCCCGGACCACGTGGCTGTCGGACGCGCGGTGCTCGACGCGGCCGGCGACGCCGGCAACCGGTGGATCTTCCCGGAACTGACAGAGCAGGGCCTCGAACCCTGGAACGGGGTGCGCTGGGTCGCGGTGGCGGGTTCCGGCACTCCCACCCACGCCGTCGACGCGACGGACGGTCTGGACAGGGCGGTGCTCTCCCTGCTGGAACACCGCACCTACATCGGGGCGCTGACCGACCAGGACCCCGAGGAGTACGTGCGCGGTTTCCTGACGGAGAACGCCCGGGAGACGGGCAGGCGGTTCGGCGACCGGCCCGCGGTCGCCTTCGAGGTGTTCCCCCAGTGA
- a CDS encoding FBP domain-containing protein, which translates to MRSLTEQDIRGSFVNCSKGEAKRLFVPPDLGELAWDDLDFFGWRDQGAPDRSYLVTERGDQGRLVGVALRFQPARRGFLHRSMCSLCLTPHPRGGVSLMTARRAGAAGREGNSVGAYMCTDLACSLYLRGRKVSKSGMRIEESLTLDEQIARTLGNLYGFLERV; encoded by the coding sequence ATGAGATCACTCACTGAACAGGACATCCGCGGTTCCTTCGTCAATTGCTCGAAGGGGGAGGCCAAGCGCCTGTTCGTGCCACCCGATCTCGGGGAGCTCGCCTGGGACGATCTGGACTTCTTCGGCTGGCGGGATCAGGGTGCGCCCGACCGCAGTTACCTGGTCACCGAGCGCGGGGACCAGGGACGTCTGGTCGGGGTGGCGCTGCGGTTCCAGCCCGCGCGGCGCGGCTTCCTGCATCGCAGCATGTGCTCACTGTGCCTGACGCCCCACCCGCGTGGGGGCGTCTCCCTGATGACCGCGCGGAGGGCGGGCGCCGCCGGGCGCGAGGGCAACTCAGTGGGTGCCTACATGTGCACCGACCTCGCCTGTTCCCTGTATCTGCGGGGCAGGAAGGTGTCGAAGTCGGGGATGCGGATCGAGGAGTCCCTCACCCTGGACGAGCAGATCGCCCGCACTCTGGGGAATCTGTACGGCTTCCTCGAAAGGGTGTGA
- a CDS encoding anti-sigma factor antagonist (This anti-anti-sigma factor, or anti-sigma factor antagonist, belongs to a family that includes characterized members SpoIIAA, RsbV, RsfA, and RsfB.): MLDFRGEIDIVAEVEVVPHLDAATSAPKCRVVIDLTRVEFLDASGLRLLYRARQRVLEQHGRLHLVCTDALTLRVLRITGLARLLPPRPTLEAALGRAEATPGPV; encoded by the coding sequence GTGCTGGATTTCCGCGGCGAGATCGACATCGTCGCGGAGGTGGAGGTCGTCCCCCACCTGGACGCGGCGACCTCGGCCCCGAAGTGCCGCGTCGTGATCGACCTGACCCGGGTGGAGTTCCTGGACGCCTCCGGTCTTCGTCTGCTGTACCGCGCCCGGCAGCGGGTCCTGGAACAGCACGGCAGGCTGCACCTGGTGTGTACGGACGCGCTGACACTGCGTGTGCTGCGGATCACCGGCCTGGCCCGGCTGCTGCCTCCGCGACCGACCCTGGAGGCGGCCCTGGGCCGGGCCGAGGCCACGCCGGGCCCGGTATGA
- a CDS encoding DUF4230 domain-containing protein, whose product MTTAIRRLPGRMPGWAKVLTAVVVVLAVLFAGIRLSVLPGLKDLFGTETHDRSGPALLESIQDISRYDAATGNFQVVVDLEKDTRFLPDAIRGTRTLYVGAGTVDAYVDLGELGKDDVRVDEDRTSATLRLPHARLGTPALDPERSYAVSKERGLLDRLGDLFSDNPNSEQAVQKLAVRHIGAAAKESELTTRAESNTTGMLEGLLRSLGFTKVNVSYGD is encoded by the coding sequence ATGACGACTGCCATCAGGCGCCTCCCGGGGCGCATGCCGGGCTGGGCGAAGGTACTCACCGCGGTGGTGGTGGTGCTCGCCGTGCTCTTCGCAGGGATCCGGCTGAGCGTGCTGCCGGGCCTGAAGGACCTGTTCGGTACGGAGACCCACGACCGCTCCGGTCCCGCCCTGCTGGAGTCCATCCAGGACATCAGCCGGTACGACGCCGCGACCGGCAACTTCCAGGTCGTGGTGGACTTGGAGAAGGACACCAGGTTCCTGCCCGACGCGATCCGCGGCACCCGCACCCTGTACGTGGGCGCGGGCACTGTCGACGCCTATGTCGACCTCGGCGAACTCGGCAAGGACGACGTACGGGTCGATGAGGACCGTACGTCCGCCACCCTGCGGCTGCCGCACGCCCGCCTCGGTACTCCCGCGCTCGATCCCGAGCGCTCCTACGCCGTGTCCAAGGAACGCGGGCTGCTCGACCGTCTCGGCGACCTCTTCTCCGACAACCCCAACAGCGAACAGGCCGTGCAGAAGCTCGCGGTGCGGCACATCGGCGCCGCGGCGAAGGAGAGCGAGCTGACCACTCGCGCCGAGAGCAACACCACGGGGATGCTCGAAGGCCTGCTGCGCTCCCTGGGGTTCACGAAGGTGAACGTCTCCTACGGCGACTGA